Proteins encoded by one window of Engraulis encrasicolus isolate BLACKSEA-1 chromosome 23, IST_EnEncr_1.0, whole genome shotgun sequence:
- the rnf103 gene encoding E3 ubiquitin-protein ligase RNF103 produces MWLKLFFLLLYFLVLFVLARFFEAIVWYETGIFATQLVDPVTLSFKKLKTILECRGLGYSGLAEKKDVRELVEKSGDLMQGELYSALKNEKEQPGTDSSTTFSGEMHFYELVEDTKDGIWLVQVIAQGRDPLLTKGNWGKMIQKVSQFGIRTGTFNCSSDSRYCRKRGWTKSTLIMSVPQTSSSKGKVMLKEYNGRRIETEHIFKWMTAHVANRIKTIRSSRQLEDDWYQQQQRDEQHHHPAVKMFLFAKLDQPPAFFSALSVKFTGRIDFIFVDVRSWDNASLLEEIGVKQTPSYVLKTPEGIYRYGNSTGEFMSLHAMDTFLRSVQPEVNDLFVLSLVMVNLMAWMDLFITQGATIKRFVVLISTLGTYNSLLIISWLPILGFLQLPYLESFYEYSLKLLRYADTTALASWVRADWTFYSSHPALFLSTYLAHGLLIDYFEKKRRCGEEDQEANANNLEWLSSLWDWYTSYLVHPIASFQTFPNESDWDDDPNFLLERLAFPDLWLRPLVPIDYIKNLPTWRFRCSQGGSATDGRNMDLKDNIRQETCGSFNQDPGEHSSGSDSDSPCVGDNGSKADDSWSGVESQDGECSPWPDDMLYCTECVVCLENFEVDCVVMGLPCGHVFHQQCIVVWLAGGRHCCPVCRWPSFKKKPLRAVQGADSQEPE; encoded by the exons ATGTGGCTAAAGCTGTTCTTCCTACTTCTTTACTTTCTGGTGTTGTTTGTTTTGGCACGCTTTTTTGAAGCCATAGTGTGGTATGAAACAGGCATTTTTGCTACACAACTCGTTGACCCTGTCACGTTGAGTTTCAAAAAGTTGAAAACCATCCTGGAATGTCGAGGACTGGGTTACTCTGGTTTGGCAGAGAAGAAAGATGTCAGAGAGCTGGTAGAAAAGTCAG GGGATCTGATGCAAGGAGAACTGTACTCAGCCCTGAAGAATGAGAAGGAACAGCCTGGGACAGATTCAAGCACTACATTCAGTGGGGAGATGCACTTTTATGAACTGGTAGAAGATACTAAAGATGGGATATGGTTGGTCCAA GTAATAGCTCAAGGCAGGGATCCACTACTGACCAAAGGTAACTGGGGGAAAATGATCCAGAAAGTGTCCCAATTTGGTATCCGGACCGGCACTTTCAACTGCTCAAGTGACTCAAG ataCTGCCGTAAGCGCGGCTGGACAAAGTCCACCCTCATCATGTCCGTGCCGCAGACGTCTTCCTCCAAGGGCAAGGTCATGCTAAAGGAGTACAACGGCCGGCGCATCGAGACGGAGCACATCTTCAAGTGGATGACGGCGCACGTGGCCAACCGCATCAAAACCATCCGCTCCTCCCGGCAGCTGGAGGACGACtggtaccagcagcagcagcgggacGAGCAGCACCATCATCCCGCCGTCAAGATGTTCCTCTTCGCCAAGCTGGACCAGCCGCCGGCCTTCTTCTCCGCCCTCAGCGTGAAGTTCACTGGCCGCATCGACTTCATCTTCGTAGACGTGCGGAGCTGGGACAACGCCAGCCTGCTGGAGGAGATCGGCGTCAAGCAGACGCCCTCCTACGTCCTCAAGACGCCAGAGGGCATCTACAGGTATGGCAACAGCACAGGCGAGTTCATGTCCCTGCACGCCATGGACACGTTCCTGCGCTCGGTGCAGCCCGAGGTCAACGACCTCTTCGTGCTCAGCCTGGTCATGGTCAACCTCATGGCCTGGATGGACCTGTTCATCACGCAAGGGGCCACCATCAAGCGCTTCGTGGTGCTCATCAGCACGCTGGGGACGTACAACTCGCTGCTCATCATCTCCTGGCTGCCCATCCTGGGCTTCCTGCAGCTGCCCTACCTGGAGAGCTTCTACGAGTACAGCCTGAAGCTGCTGCGCTACGCCGACACCACCGCGCTGGCCTCCTGGGTGCGGGCCGACTGGACCTTCTACTCCTCGCACCCGGCGCTCTTCCTCAGCACCTACCTGGCGCACGGCCTGCTCATCGACTACTTCGAGAAGAAGCGGCGGTGCGGCGAGGAGGACCAGGAGGCCAATGCCAACAACCTGGAGTGGCTGAGCAGCCTGTGGGACTGGTACACCAGCTACCTGGTGCACCCCATCGCCTCCTTCCAAACCTTCCCCAACGAGTCGGACTGGGACGACGACCCCAACTTCCTGCTGGAGCGTCTGGCCTTCCCAGACCTCTGGCTGCGCCCCCTGGTGCCCATCGACTACATCAAAAACCTGCCCACCTGGAGGTTCAGGTGTTCGCAGGGCGGCAGCGCCACAGACGGACGTAACATGGACTTAAAAGATAACATTAGGCAAGAAACGTGTGGGTCGTTCAACCAAGACCCGGGTGAACATTCTAGTGGTAGTGACTCGGACAGCCCTTGCGTTGGTGACAACGGCAGTAAAGCAGATGATTCCTGGTCCGGTGTGGAGTCGCAGGACGGCGAATGCTCCCCCTGGCCAGACGACATGCTCTACTGCACCGAATGTGTCGTGTGTCTGGAAAACTTCGAGGTCGACTGCGTAGTCATGGGGCTGCCGTGCGGTCACGTTTTCCACCAGCAATGCATTGTGGTCTGGCTGGCCGGGGGTCGGCACTGCTGTCCCGTCTGCCGATGGCCATCATTCAAAAAGAAGCCATTAAGAGCGGTCCAAGGAGCGGACTCGCAAGAACCGGAGTGA
- the abhd18 gene encoding protein ABHD18: protein MGVSRLDVIYRRLLLTKLFIQGWGKPEDLKRIFEFRKLIGDREKCRHLVPKDYPVYIDKVEDESDCKIHNGHFISPLEEIVPGVLPAESVKARFQFIVPKKWRKHHPVCIHLAGTGDHFFWRRRTLMARPMIKETGMASLLLENPYYGYRKPKDQLRSSLKNVSDLFVMGGALILESAVLLHWLEREGYGPLGMTGISMGGHMASLAVTNWPKPIPLVPCLSWTTASSVFTTGILSKAVNWRELEKQYAKHTVYEEEIIRMLEYCGTDSFRMGQDFVKFSPGSFDRLSNMDFSHDLLGLQHQNTGLHQQQQQQQQATAMQARAGGATGGGGGGGGPVVSGGGLEQERLDHMLSAVSSSTPHLEMLHAKNISRAAGSRPAANSKRGLGQRQSLQRESLCFMKGVMDECTHIANFSVPVDPSLIIIVLAKEDAYIPRTGVRSLQEIWPGCEVRYLNGGHVSAYLFKQGLFRQAIYDAFDRFLQKYSGL from the exons ATGGGGGTGAGTCGCCTAGATGTGATTTATAGAAGGCTTCTCCTAACCAAGCTCTTCATCCAAGGATGGGGAAAGCCAGAGGACTTAAAAAG AATCTTTGAGTTCCGGAAACTTATTGGGGATCGTGAGAAGTGTAGGCACTTGGTTCCGAAGGACTATCCTGTTTATATTGATAAA GTAGAGGACGAATCTGATTGTAAAATTCACAATGGCCATTTTATATCACCCTTGGAGGAGATCGTGCCTGGTGTTCTGCCAGCAGAGTCTGTAAAAGCCAG ATTCCAGTTCATCGTGCCCAAGAAATGGAGGAAGCACCACCCCGTGTGCATACACCTGGCCGGAACAGGTGACCAC TTCTTCTGGAGGAGACGCACCCTGATGGCCAGGCCCATGATCAAGGAGACCGGGATGGCATCGCTCCTCCTGGAGAACCCCTATTAT GGTTACCGCAAACCAAAAGACCAGCT GCGGTCCAGTCTGAAGAACGTGTCGGATCTGTTTGTCATGGGGGGAGCTCTGATCCTGGAGTCGGCGGTGCTGCTCCACTGGCTGGAGAGAGAGGGCTATGGGCCACTGGGCATGACGGGAATCTCCATGGGGGGGCAT ATGGCATCTCTGGCCGTCACAAACTGGCCCAAACCCATTCCTCTAGTGCCCTGCCTCTCCTGGACCACTGCCTCCAGTGTATTTACCACA GGTATTTTAAGCAAAGCTGTGAACTGGAGAGAACTTGAGAAACAGTATGCCAAGCACACAGTATATGAAGAAGAAATCATCCGAATGCTGGAATATTGTGGG ACCGATTCATTCAGGATGGGCCAGGACTTTGTGAAGTTCTCCCCCGGCAGCTTCGACAGACTCTCCAACATGGACTTTTCCCACGACCTCCTGGGCCTGCAGCACCAGAACACCGGgctacatcagcagcagcagcaacagcaacaggccACGGCCATGCAGGCCAGGGCAGGTGGAGCCACAG gtggtggtggtggaggtggtggtccaGTGGTGTCAGGCGGAGGGCTGGAGCAGGAGCGCTTGGACCACATGCTGTCGGCGGTAAGCAGCAGCACGCCTCATCTGGAGATGCTCCACGCCAAGAACATCTCGCGGGCAGCCGGCAGCCGGCCAGCAGCGAATAGCAAGAGAGGGCTGGGCCAGCGTCAGTCACTGCAGAGGGAGTCGCTCTGCTTCATGAAGGGGGTCATGGATGAGTGCACACACATCGCCAACTTCtcag TCCCCGTGGACCCCAGCCTCATCATTATTGTGCTGGCCAAGGAGGATGCCTATATACCACGCACAGGCGTCAGAAGTCTGCAAGAGATCTGGCCTGGTTGTGAAGTGCGCTATCTCAACGGAGGCCATGTCAGTGCTTACCTCTTCAAACAGGGACTTTTTAG GCAAGCTATCTATGACGCCTTTGACCGTTTTCTTCAAAAGTATTCCGGTCTTTAA